One Glycine soja cultivar W05 chromosome 7, ASM419377v2, whole genome shotgun sequence genomic window, TTCCCTTTGTAACAccccttttttttaaataaaaaaatttaaaaattaatagagtttttaaaaattaaataaatgaaagaaaaagatttttttaattaaaataagggtttcatagtattagaaaataaatacattaaaatgatgatttagaaaataaatgaatgttttaattggttatttacttaatgaaagaataaaataaaattcttttttataaaataaagaaaaatagaataaataataagctTAGAGTACTAGGATAAACAAAGACATACTCAGTTTCTACAACTATCATACGTTTCTTACCTGCTCTCAAATCCGTTCTCCCTTCTTCTTATTccaaaatcttttcttttcctgcATACATCCAAACTTGTCTCCTTAAAACTACGATCATGGACTAATTAATCATTGGATCATCCTGAAATTTGTACACCACCTTCAGAACTCATTTTTGCACATTTTCATTGTTAAGATTTGCAAACGAATGCCTGTAGAGAGAGAAAAGCCCCTGACACAAAGATAATAAAATTGAGGCTTCagttccttcttcttctctctaatGTTTGGAAATTCTAGCAGTGCAATCAAAGGAAAAGTTTGACGATTCTTAGGAAAATCACTGGAGATGTTGTTATCGCTGTCAGACTATACACGTTatcccgcttagaggtaagagataaGTTTATTGCAATTGAGGTTAGAGTGAATATGTATAACGATCCTAATAGGATCAAATTAGGGTTAATTTTGGGATGTTTTATGCGTTTTAATTTTTCCTATAGAATGATAACTACAAATTGACTTTGTTTGACAAatcaattgatgtcctgatgtaaaattaatatcagagattgattttgtattttctctttttcgtgctttttagggtttttttttatagtttggaattaatattttaattgatattgacAGAAGATTTATAATAGATTGTGTGGTGTATTCCTAGGAAAAAGATTTTTAATGACAACTCTACTATATAAATATTCaggggaaaaagaaaataagttaaaaagaaagagaagtgaCACTGCCTAGAGCGGCAACAGGCTTATCCAGACCAATTTTTTCGAAGGACTTGGTTAGCTCACCCACCACATCTTCTCCAACCTACAAACCACCCAAACAGAATCAGTAAAAGAGTAACTGCCGATAAAATTTTACGTGAGAAATGCAGAGAAAATTGGTAGAAGGGGGATTCTACATTTGAAAAGAGTTCATATGATACATTTGTGAACTATAATAGGTTAGCATCGTAATTTCCAGTCTCAAAAATACAATGCAAAAGCAGTAGTGTTACGTGTGTATGCTGACAGGGACAGAATGAGATGACAATAAGAAAGAATGGCAAGGTAAGGCAAATAGAATTGAACATAACAAAATCAAGGTAATAAAAATTACCATATCCTCAATATTGAAACTCTTAGTCCACTTTATTAGATTTCCAGATGCAATTGATGTTTGCCTCACTGGAAACGAGAAGGTAAAACCCAGTTCCCTTTGTCTGCCAGGGGGAGGGTGTAACTCTTCAGGCTCAGAACTAACGAACTTTGCGAGCTTAGCTGCTTTAAAATCAACTAATTCCTGCAAtctcataattaatatatttaagagAGCAGTTAGGCTCATTACTCATTACTCTAATAGATTTTCTCAAAACTGACTTACATGTGAAGAACCAGTCATCAAATGAGGAGGAATGGAAACTTTTTCAGACTAAAGTATAAACAATGGAACAAGGTAAAGAATGAGCCGGAGAGGGAAGAAACCTTCAAGAACTAAAATTCATATGACAAAAGTATTCATCTACTTCTTtttcatcaattaaaaaaacacagaaaaatTAAGTCATTCTTCTCCCACAAGTGCTTAATTAAGGAGAAGTTTCTTCAAACAAGGCCTTACTTCACAGAGATAATATGAAAAACCAAGCAGAAACTCACTAAGGAATCATGTAGTAtaacaaaaacatgaaaaccaGTTATGCGGAGTGaaattaaaacagaaaaagCAAATTCTAAGGAAAAAGGTGATTGATTGAACAAACCCAGAAGGGAGATTATCAACATAAGTGATCAACATCTCGAGCTTGTTGTCACCTTCAGAAGCAAGGCCTACATGCATCTCAACGTTCATGGCATCAGCAACATGTCTCAGCTTCGCAATTGAGGTCCCACACTGCTCCTCAAACTCTTTCATAATAGCCACCACGCGACCCCACTTTCCGGAGCTTCTCATGTGGTGGCGCGCCACCAGCGCCACTGCAGCACACACCGCCGCAGCTGTGCAAATTGGATAATATCAAATTGGATACAAGACAGCCTCTTTTTGGCAGCGGTCAACTGTGCTGGAAATATGAAGAATAGAAAAGTATACCAACTTCCCTCCTTTGGTACCAATgaaagaaagatgaaaatttttaaatttgtgtgGACCATACATAAACACTTACTCTGTTTTGTTTAAGCTTCAGATTGCCAACAAGAGCATGCATTGGTGAAGATAGTAAAAAAAGTTGTCTTTGGTGATGCTGAAAAAAAACCGTCCaacatcatttaaaaataaagtcaagttagaatatataagtgagaaaCAACCCTCACTCTTGAGCTAGGTTTTGAGGTTGAGTTATGGTTAAACTTCCCAACATTGTTGTTCACGGAGAAGATTCTAAgagtttcaaaacaaaaagtggCCACTTGAATTTAAAGCTGGATTTTTTGTCTAGTTTTCGGAatgtatttttacattttagacATTAATTTGGGAACATAAGTGATTGTTAAGAGCAGCTTAATTGGTGGTCAACGTAGTTATGATTAAGAATTCCATTTTTCAGTTGTCTTTCAAAAAGCAAGGGCATTGACATTGAGGATAAGACACTAAACATGGAAGTAAATGTGCCAGAATAAGCATAATCCTCAACTTGAAACAGAAACGGCCattgacaaattaaaataagatatacATGTAGAATTTAGTCGTCAAACTTATTAACATGGCAATACATTGTTACATACTTACATGAcctgtatttatttatttttacatacaaattaaattcacttttgtctctttactgTTCCAGTACCATATTGAGAACAATCATAGGATATTTGGCAAGGAATGAAGTCACATGTTCATCAGTTGTATAATGAGTCACATGGTCAAACTGTTCTGTAAGAGTAAGACAACAGACATGCTTACCACAAATCTCTGTTGTTTCCCTTTTGCAAATGCTTAGTCTTAGCCTAAGAAGTTGGGTACGTAAGTATTATGATCATCATTATTACTGTAAGATATgcttgtaaagttgtctttcaTTTTGCTCCACCAAATGGAGGCACAAGACAGTTACCACTTACCACATTCGGGTTcatacacattaaaaaaatatgctaaCTTTTTTGGTCTAGGCTGCAAGTATCCTCCACCGGAGACGATCTTGTTTGAGTTAGATCGAACCACTATGGGcagcaaagaaaaatatgctaACTTTGATTGTCATTTTTGaagttatttttactaaaacaaACATACAAGGAGTTCTGGAAGTGGTAACCACTATTCAAATAATTAGCTAGCTTTGCCAAGTTCAGATAGTATCTACTTctacttcgtaccccattgcccagaggctcttcgctatgcgaaggtatgggggagggatgttgtataaccaaacaaaaatagaataaataaagcCAACTCTTCATCGATAAGTCGCAAAAGCTTTGAATTGAAATCATTCACCTTCGTCAATAAATTAATCCTGACTTATTCTCATTGAAAACACATGTTACATTGGGAAAACGAGACTACTCAAAAGTTTACATCTCTCCTAGTATTTAATGTGGGAGAGACAAACACTGTAACCAAAATAATGCACCAGTAATTGGCGGAGAAGCAGCAATGTTGCATTTGCAGCAAGAAGAACACAGCCCTAAAAATAACTTCACAGTGGACTTGGTCCACCTTCCTGGTTAAAAGCTCTCAAGGACTAGTAACTAAGACTTTTCT contains:
- the LOC114419491 gene encoding hexokinase-2-like; this translates as MSLTALLNILIMRLQELVDFKAAKLAKFVSSEPEELHPPPGRQRELGFTFSFPVRQTSIASGNLIKWTKSFNIEDMVGEDVVGELTKSFEKIGLDKPVAALGSVTSLSF